Within Pseudomonas alloputida, the genomic segment TGCCGGGATGGTGGTTCTTACTGGAGGCCCGTTTCCCCAGTGCATCCCGTCTGCAGTGATCGCTCGTGCTGAACAGTTGGGATTGTCGCTGATCGAGCAGCCCTCTCCGCTGAAGTTGGTGTTTGTGACCCACCTGATCGATACGGCCCTGATGCATATGACTCAAGTGCGGCGCTCACGTAACCACATTCTCGGCCAGTTGCTGACCGGAGATTACCCGAGTCTGGCCATTGCCCGACAGCGGGCTGCGCATCTGCAACTGATGCTTGATATTCCACGGCGACTGGTCGTGCTGCGCTTGTCAGGTATCGAGACGCTGTTTGAGCGCCAAGGCTTGGCCCAAGGCGAGCAGCTGTGGCAAGCCACTCGCCAGTCCATGGAAGACCAACTTGAAGCCTGGGGTCGCAGCCGCCCGGGAACGGTGATGGTAGAGATGCCGGGCGACCTCTTCGTGCTACTGCTGGCGGATGCCGATGACCTGCCGGCAGCCTTGACCACGTTGCGTCGGCAACTGATCGGAGTGGCAGGGGAGTTGGATATGTACATGGGCCTGTCGAGCGTTGCTGAAGATTGTGGTCATTACCGCCGACTGCTCAACGAAGCGCGCCAGGCGCTGAATGTGGCGCAGAAACTGCGCCCGGAGAGCGGATACTGCGATTTCAACGAGTTGGGCGTGTTGGGTTTGCTGCAGGGGGTAGTCGACCGCACGCTCATCGACGACTTCGTCGAAAAGACACTCGGCCCGTTGTTCGTGCCCGGCCGTAAACACCCTAAAGTACTCGTGCATACCCTCGACGCTTTGCTCAAGGAAAATGGCAACGGGCTCAAGGCTGCCCAGCGCCTGGGACTTCACCGTAACACCATCAATCAACGTATCCAGCGCATCGAACAACTGAGTGGAAAATCCTTGGACGATCCACTTTTTCGTATGAATGCTTCGATCGCTATTATGGTATGGCACATGTCTATCGCCCGA encodes:
- a CDS encoding PucR family transcriptional regulator, with the protein product MSLTLSEVLNLPGLEDMRVRAGELYLQRRVCWSYVAGNEGITACKMGGELVFISEINYLCDERKLLTLVETGAVLGIAGMVVLTGGPFPQCIPSAVIARAEQLGLSLIEQPSPLKLVFVTHLIDTALMHMTQVRRSRNHILGQLLTGDYPSLAIARQRAAHLQLMLDIPRRLVVLRLSGIETLFERQGLAQGEQLWQATRQSMEDQLEAWGRSRPGTVMVEMPGDLFVLLLADADDLPAALTTLRRQLIGVAGELDMYMGLSSVAEDCGHYRRLLNEARQALNVAQKLRPESGYCDFNELGVLGLLQGVVDRTLIDDFVEKTLGPLFVPGRKHPKVLVHTLDALLKENGNGLKAAQRLGLHRNTINQRIQRIEQLSGKSLDDPLFRMNASIAIMVWHMSIARGKE